A genomic region of Friedmanniella luteola contains the following coding sequences:
- a CDS encoding flavin reductase family protein, translated as MTSSPAPSRDGAPVPEQPPADALGVPGTGADGPSQVSPTDFKSVFRRHPAGVAVVTFTHEGTLHGFTATSVISVSADPPVLTFSIDSTSSSWAALAEADTLVINFLAAAQVDVSARFATRGIDRFAEGGWSLLATGEPVLDGNQAWLRGRVVQRTAIGRSFLVSVLALEAHQGGATEPLVYHDRTYHAVGDHTAI; from the coding sequence ATGACCTCCTCCCCGGCGCCCAGCCGCGACGGCGCCCCCGTCCCCGAGCAGCCGCCGGCCGACGCGCTCGGCGTGCCCGGCACCGGCGCCGACGGCCCCAGCCAGGTCAGCCCCACCGACTTCAAGTCCGTCTTCCGCCGTCACCCGGCCGGCGTCGCGGTGGTCACGTTCACGCACGAGGGGACGCTGCACGGCTTCACCGCCACGTCGGTGATCTCGGTGTCGGCCGACCCGCCGGTCCTCACCTTCTCCATCGACTCGACCTCGTCGTCCTGGGCGGCGCTGGCCGAGGCCGACACCCTCGTCATCAACTTCCTCGCCGCGGCGCAGGTCGACGTGTCGGCCCGCTTCGCCACCCGCGGCATCGACCGGTTCGCCGAGGGCGGCTGGTCCCTGCTGGCCACGGGCGAGCCCGTCCTCGACGGCAACCAGGCCTGGCTGCGCGGCCGCGTCGTCCAGCGCACCGCCATCGGCCGGAGCTTCCTGGTCTCGGTGCTCGCCCTCGAGGCGCACCAGGGCGGCGCCACCGAGCCGCTGGTCTACCACGACCGGACGTACCACGCGGTCGGGGACCACACCGCCATCTGA
- a CDS encoding MarR family winged helix-turn-helix transcriptional regulator, whose amino-acid sequence MTRAAPTQDLRSTAGLANALRPAVLRLARRLRQLRDESHELGSNQLSAMSVLLNQGDLTMGELAAQELMQPPSMTRIVNGLEERGLVTRTPDPHDRRSSRVSLTEEGRQILLANRRRRDQWLAVRLAELSPDERDLLRRCIPLLEKVNHA is encoded by the coding sequence ATGACCCGCGCCGCGCCCACCCAGGACCTGCGGAGCACGGCCGGCCTCGCCAACGCCCTGCGACCGGCGGTGCTGCGCCTGGCCCGGCGGCTGCGCCAGCTGCGCGACGAGTCCCACGAGCTCGGCTCCAACCAGCTGTCCGCGATGTCGGTGCTGCTCAACCAGGGCGACCTGACGATGGGCGAGCTGGCCGCGCAGGAGCTGATGCAGCCGCCGTCGATGACCCGGATCGTCAACGGGCTGGAGGAGCGGGGCCTGGTCACCCGCACCCCGGACCCGCACGACCGCCGGTCGTCGCGGGTCAGCCTGACCGAGGAGGGCCGGCAGATCCTGCTGGCCAACCGCCGCCGCCGCGACCAGTGGCTCGCCGTCCGGCTCGCCGAGCTGAGCCCTGACGAGCGCGACCTGCTGCGCCGCTGCATCCCTCTGCTGGAGAAGGTGAACCACGCGTGA
- a CDS encoding MFS transporter yields the protein MSVETTRSANPDATTRPESPDPTTTEHTAADPAEPDGSRSSDDRPGTPANAGMFAALANRNYRVYVSGSFVSNIGTWMQRVAQDWLVLELSGGSGLAVGITTGLQFLPMLLLSPWGGLVADRFDKRLILKLTQAWLALCAALLGVLAITGVAATWHVFLIAFAFGLGTAFDNPARQAFVSEVAGKEHLANAIGLNSATFNAARIVGPAVAGVVIATFGSGWAILSNAVTYTAFIGALVLIDARTLTISPPAARAKRQIREGLAYVRRRPDLLLVMGTVFFLGTFGLNFQMTSALMAQQEFHKGAQEYGILGTIMAVGSLAGALLAARRRSTPRGRFVVGMALAFGVIEIAAGLMPSYLTYAAILPLLGLAALLTLTAANASVQMTVDSRLRGRVMALYMMVLMGGAPIGAPILGWVGEVFGARWTLIGGGALSTLGVLLCVALLARGQRLHLVPHLHAPHLSVERRAA from the coding sequence GTGAGCGTCGAGACGACGAGATCCGCGAACCCGGACGCGACGACCCGGCCCGAGAGCCCCGACCCGACGACCACCGAGCACACCGCGGCGGACCCGGCGGAGCCCGACGGCAGCCGGTCGTCCGACGACCGGCCGGGGACGCCCGCCAACGCCGGCATGTTCGCCGCGCTGGCCAACCGCAACTACCGGGTCTACGTCTCCGGCTCGTTCGTGTCCAACATCGGCACCTGGATGCAGCGCGTCGCGCAGGACTGGCTGGTGCTGGAGCTCTCCGGCGGCTCCGGGCTGGCCGTCGGGATCACCACCGGCCTGCAGTTCCTGCCCATGCTGCTGCTGTCCCCGTGGGGCGGCCTGGTCGCCGACCGCTTCGACAAGCGGCTGATCCTCAAGCTCACCCAGGCCTGGCTCGCGCTCTGCGCCGCCCTGCTCGGGGTGCTGGCCATCACCGGCGTCGCCGCCACCTGGCACGTGTTCCTGATCGCCTTCGCCTTCGGCCTCGGCACCGCGTTCGACAACCCGGCCCGGCAGGCCTTCGTCTCCGAGGTCGCGGGGAAGGAGCACCTGGCCAACGCCATCGGCCTCAACTCCGCCACCTTCAACGCCGCCCGCATCGTCGGGCCCGCCGTCGCCGGCGTGGTCATCGCCACCTTCGGCTCCGGCTGGGCGATCCTCTCCAATGCCGTCACCTACACCGCCTTCATCGGCGCCCTGGTGCTCATCGACGCCAGGACGCTGACCATCAGCCCGCCGGCGGCCCGGGCCAAGCGGCAGATCCGCGAGGGCCTGGCCTACGTCCGCCGTCGGCCCGACCTGCTGCTGGTGATGGGGACGGTCTTCTTCCTCGGCACCTTCGGGCTGAACTTCCAGATGACGTCCGCGCTGATGGCGCAGCAGGAGTTCCACAAGGGCGCGCAGGAGTACGGCATCCTCGGCACGATCATGGCCGTCGGCTCGCTCGCCGGCGCGCTGCTGGCCGCCCGCCGCCGGTCCACCCCGCGCGGCCGGTTCGTCGTCGGGATGGCCCTCGCCTTCGGGGTCATCGAGATCGCGGCCGGCCTGATGCCCAGCTACCTCACCTACGCGGCGATCCTCCCGCTGCTCGGCCTGGCCGCCCTGCTGACGCTGACCGCGGCCAACGCCTCGGTCCAGATGACGGTCGACTCGCGGCTCCGGGGCCGGGTGATGGCCCTCTACATGATGGTGCTGATGGGCGGTGCCCCGATCGGCGCGCCGATCCTCGGCTGGGTCGGGGAGGTCTTCGGCGCCCGCTGGACGCTGATCGGGGGCGGCGCGCTCTCGACGCTGGGCGTGCTGCTCTGCGTCGCGCTGCTGGCCCGCGGGCAGCGCCTGCACCTGGTGCCGCACCTGCACGCCCCGCACCTGAGCGTCGAGCGTCGCGCCGCCTGA
- a CDS encoding SIMPL domain-containing protein, translated as MSQPVATVRGEATLQGPPDLAGLSVTVHRAGDSAATVRRALAAASADVGAAVDPQRTAIESGPGASVHVAPVFARQGRRVTGYRGSWSTQLSVTDFDVLGPLVSALSGLDQVQVDGPWWSLRPQNPLQREARLAALDDARRRADDYAAALGATVVDVLEVSDLEGGGGAGRFARSAALARGAVPDEPELDLEPAVQTVTGQVTVRFLLSPAVLGPQP; from the coding sequence ATGAGCCAGCCCGTCGCCACCGTCCGCGGGGAGGCGACCCTGCAGGGGCCGCCGGACCTGGCCGGGCTGTCCGTCACCGTCCACCGCGCGGGCGACTCGGCCGCCACCGTCCGCCGGGCGCTCGCCGCCGCGTCGGCCGACGTGGGTGCCGCCGTCGACCCGCAGCGGACCGCGATCGAGAGCGGTCCCGGCGCCAGCGTGCACGTCGCCCCCGTGTTCGCCCGTCAGGGACGGCGGGTGACGGGCTACCGGGGCAGCTGGTCGACGCAGCTCTCCGTCACCGACTTCGACGTCCTCGGGCCGCTGGTGTCGGCGCTCAGCGGGCTGGACCAGGTCCAGGTCGACGGGCCCTGGTGGTCGCTCCGGCCGCAGAACCCGCTGCAGCGCGAGGCCCGGCTGGCGGCGCTCGACGACGCCCGCCGCCGCGCCGACGACTACGCCGCGGCCCTCGGGGCCACCGTCGTCGACGTGCTGGAGGTGTCCGACCTCGAGGGGGGCGGCGGCGCCGGCCGGTTCGCCCGGTCGGCAGCCCTGGCGCGGGGGGCGGTGCCGGACGAGCCCGAGCTGGACCTCGAGCCGGCCGTGCAGACCGTCACCGGCCAGGTCACGGTGCGGTTCCTGCTCTCCCCGGCCGTCCTGGGTCCGCAGCCCTGA